A stretch of DNA from Acidobacteriota bacterium:
GCGCAAGGTTTCGCCTTCGATGAATTCGGTGGCGATGAAATGGACGGCGTCGGCTTCGCCGACTTCGTAAATCGTGATGATGTTGGGATGATTGAGCGCGCTGGCGGCCTTGGCTTCGAGCACGAACCGGCGCAAACGTTCGGCATCGGCGGTGAATTGCGCTGGCAAGAGCTTGAGCGCCACGCGCCGCCCCAGCCGCATATCTTGCGCCAGATAGATTTCCCCCATCCCGCCCGCGCCGAGCGGAGCCGCGATTTCATAGTGTCCCAGGCGTGCGCCTTTGCCGATTGTCATGGCGGGAAAAGCTTGTCTACTCTTGGTAAAAGGGAAGTGCGTTTGCTGGCAGGATTAAAACCAGAGTGGGCGGGTAGCTGTCAAGCTTGGCGAAAAAACGTAGCGGCAAACTTGCACATAAGTCTGCCGCTATGTTGAAAGCTTAAAGTTGGGTGCGGCCCGGCTTCAACCCCTCGATAATCTCGCGGTCTTGCGTGCCCTCATGGCACACGATGCACGATTGCTGCCCACGTCCGGCCAGGTCTGAAACGAGGGCATAGGTCAAGCCGCGATCCGCCCAGGTGATGACTTTCCAGCCGTTGAGCATGTCGTAATGGAAGCGCAACCCTTTGGAGACGACCTGTTCGCCGCCCGAGGGCATGGCGACGCCATTCGCGGTCACGACCAGCGTGATCGGATGTTTGTCCATGTCATAAGCCACGAGCGCCGCGTAATCGTTGCGGAAGCCGACCAGCCGCGCGCCTTCCAAATTGTAAAGCCGCACCTGCCCCGAAGCTTCCTGATAGTTGGGCAGCTTCAAACTGAACGAGACCTTGCCCGCAAACCAGTTGGAGATTTCGGCGGGTGAAGCGCTGGCGATTTCCAGCGGCAGTTGGCCGCGCACCCGGCGCACGTGCGTATCCACGGCCATTTGCGCGAATTCGGAGGGCGCGGGCAGTGTCGTGGCGTTGCGATGTAAGACCAGCGCCCAGAAGCTCGCGAACACGGCGAAACACAAGACCGCCGCCAGGGCGAACAAACGCGCGGGGCGGAAGCCGAAGGCAGGCGGTTTGGCAGGACGCAACATTTGTTGCAGCCGTTGGCGCAGCGGTGCGGGCGCGACGAATGGTGCGGGTGTTTCAGCGAGTAACGTTGTCAGACGCGCGCGCAATTCCGGCGGCGCGGTGTAAAGCGGTTGCGCCGCGCGAATGGCTTCGATTTCCCGGCGCTCCCGTTCGTGCCACTGGCGGCACGCGGCGCAGCCTTGCAAATGCGCCTCGAAATCGTCGCGCTCGCCGTTGTGTAATTCATCGTCCAGGTACAAGGCCAACCGGACGTGGATGTTTTCGCACTGCATCATAGCTTTCTCGTTTGCTGATTCTTGCTGCATTAGCCACAGAGGCACGGAGTCACGGAGTCACGGAGGAAGAGCATGAGCCGCGATCATCTATCTGAATTGCTCTGTGTCTCTGTGTCTCTGTGTCTCTGTGCCTCTGTGGCTAATGCTCGTCTTTTCAACTCCGTTGCTAGCGAATCGCCGCTGTGCCGACGCGCCATTCGCTCAACAACGTGCGCAACTGTTCGCGCGCGCGGCCTAGCCGCGACATCACCGTCCCGGCGGGAC
This window harbors:
- a CDS encoding zf-HC2 domain-containing protein, with the translated sequence MMQCENIHVRLALYLDDELHNGERDDFEAHLQGCAACRQWHERERREIEAIRAAQPLYTAPPELRARLTTLLAETPAPFVAPAPLRQRLQQMLRPAKPPAFGFRPARLFALAAVLCFAVFASFWALVLHRNATTLPAPSEFAQMAVDTHVRRVRGQLPLEIASASPAEISNWFAGKVSFSLKLPNYQEASGQVRLYNLEGARLVGFRNDYAALVAYDMDKHPITLVVTANGVAMPSGGEQVVSKGLRFHYDMLNGWKVITWADRGLTYALVSDLAGRGQQSCIVCHEGTQDREIIEGLKPGRTQL